TGCAGCGGCAGCGCAACGATGTCGAGCTTTTCCTTGAGGGTGTCGAAGGCGCGATAGAAATCAGCGCCGGTGCGGTCGAGCTTGTTGATGAAGATGATGCGCGGGACGTTGTAACGGTCGGCGAGGCGCCAATTGGTCTCCGATTGCGGCTGCACGCCGGCGACGCCCTCGATGATGAACACCGCGCCATCGAGCACGCGGAGCGAACGGTTGACCTCGATGTTGAAATCGATATGGCCGGGGGTGTCGATGATGTTGATGCGGTGGTTCTTCCACTCACACGTCACCGCGGCGGAGGTGATGGTGATGCCGCGCTCGCGCTCCTGCTCCATGTAATCGGTCGTGGTGTTGCCGTCATGCACCTCGCCGATTTTGTGCGAAACCCCCGTGTAATAGAGGATGCGCTCGGTGGTGGTGGTCTTGCCCGCGTCGATATGCGCGGTGATCCCGATATTGCGGATCTTTTCAAGCGGCGTTTCAGACACGAGCGGCCTCCATACCACAACGGGCGCGGCGAGGCCCCTGCCCCGCGCGCCCGATCTCCTTCGGTTTATAGCCGATCGGAATCCGCTTGCCCAGCCTTTTCCGATCCGACCCGCGCGGATATGGCGGAGCGACGCGGGTTTGGCAAGCCGGGGCGATCAGAACCCCGCCTGCGCCAGCGCCGTCAGCACCGCTTCCGGCCGCTCCGCACCGACCAGATGACCGCAGGCGGGGATCAGCACCCGGTGCAGCGCCGCAGCAGCGGTGAGGCCAGCCGCGAAGGCATCGGCATAGACCGGCGGGATCAGCCGGTCGCTCTCGCCCCAGATCAGGAGCGTGCGGGCGCGGATGCGGTAAAGCCGGTCGGCAAGGCCACGATCGGGGATGGGAAACAGCAATTTGCCGGCCATGCCGAGCTGGCGGGCGTTCCGCACCAGAAAGCCGATCAGGAATTGTGGGTCTTCGAGGTTGAGCCCACCGGTCAGCAGCCGCTCGCCGAGCGCGACATCGTGGAACAAGAGCGCCGGCAAGTGATGGGGCAGCATCGCGAAGAGATCGGGAATCGGATGCTCGTCGCGCCACAAGCCAGCCGGGGCGATGAGCGCGAGCGCCTCGACCTCGCGCGGCGCGATCGCGGCCATTTCGGCGGCAATCATCCCGCCCATCGAATGCCCGACCAGAAGCGGTCGCGCGAGGCCGAGCGCATCGATGACATCGAACCCATGCAGCGTGACATCCAGCATCTCGCGCAGTTCTGGGGCGTCCTCGCTCGCGCCGAAGCCGGGGAGCAGCGGCGCATGCACGCGATAGCGCGCGGCGAGATGGCGAAGCAGCGGGTCATCGGCGGTGAGCCCGCCGGCGCCGTGGAGAAAAACCAGGTCGCGGCCGGCGCCGCCTTCGAGAACGGCGACGCGGCGCTCGCGGAGGGTGATCGCGCGCTCGGTAATCATGGCGAAACCTCCGCGTCGCACGCCGGGGCCGCCGCAAAGCCGCGGGCGAGCGGCGCCGGCGTTACCGGATTTTCCAGAGGGTGGCACCAAAATCGGTCATCCCCGGCATAATCCGGCCACATCCCGCGCAAAGCCGGCATCACCCGCTCGGCGAACAACCGGGTCGAATACATGGTTTTTTCGTTCGGCATATTCCCGACATGGAGAAGGCAGAAAATATTGCCGACACGTAGCCCGCGGATCAGATCCTCCATGCGCTGGCGCACCGTCTCCGGGCTGCCAGCGATGACATGGCCGCCCTCGATCAGCTCCTTCCAGGTCATCGGCTGATAGCGGAACCGGGCGCCATATTGCGCGAGCGCCCCGGACTGGATGGTCTTGATCGTGCGATAGCCCGGGGCGTCGGCGAAACCGGGGAAAATATGCAGGCAACGATTATAGAAATAGAGCACATGCTCGGCATAGAGCCGCTCGGCCTCGGCATCGGTTTCGGCGACGCAAATGGTCTGCGCGAAGCCGGCGCGATAGGGCGAGGAATCCGGCGTGTTGCGTTGTGCCACCCGCTCCCAATACCCCTCCATCAGGGCGCGGGCGCGGAGATAGCCAGAAAAGCTCAAGTAAGAATAAGAATAGGTGTTGTCGATGCAGAAATCATAGGTCTCGACCGAGCCGCCGCCAGGAATGTGGATCGGCGGATGGGGCTTTTGCAGCGGCCGCGGCCAGAGATTGACGTAGCGGAGCTTGGTGTAGCGCCCATTGAAGGCAAAGGGCTCGGGCTCACGCCAGGCGCGCATGATCAGCTCATGCGCCTCGGCGTATTTCTCGCGCGTGAGCGCCGGGATCTGGCCATAGCAGTAATTGGTGTCCATCGAGGTGCCGACGGGAAAGCCGGCGACGAGGCGTCCGCCGGAAATCACGTCGAGCATGGCGAATTCCTCGGCAACCCGCACCGGCGGATTATAAAGCGCGATGGAATTGCCGAGCACGACGATCGCGGCATCGCGGGTGCGCCGCGCCAGCGCCGCGGCGATCAGATTCGGCGAGGGCATCAGCCCGTAGCCGTTCTGGTGATGCTCGTTGCAGCCGATGCCATCAAAGCCGAGGCTCGCCGCGTATTCGAGCTGATCGAGATAGGTGTTGTAGACCTCGTGGCCGCGCCTCGGCTCGAACAAGCGGCTATCGATATCGACCCAGACCGAGCGGTATCGTTCGCGGAAATCATCCGGCAGGTCCGGCCAGGGCATCAGATTGAACCAGGTAAAGCGCATAACGTTCCCCGCGTGCTGTGATCATGTCCCAGGGCGCGATAGCAAAGCCGCCGCGCCTGAGCTGGTCGATCTGCTTGTTGTTAGGCTGCCAGGATCAGCAGGCCGAAAGCAAGAGCGTAATGCTATGGGACGATGGTTTCCAAGCTCATGGCGCGCGCGGGCTGGACGGCGCGGCGCTCTCGCTAAGCGGCGGCGGGAACGAGGCGCTTGCCGCAGCGCCGCGAAAGGGCGATCGCGCTCCGGTCCACCACGCGTTCGAATGGAACCGCGACGAGGAAGGTCGCCGCGAGGCCGACCACGAGCGCAAGGCAGGCCGCTGCCCCCTGTCCAATCCATCCCACGGCCATCGTGAACGCAGCGCAACCAAGCTCCCGCATGATGGGAAAATGCAGCAGGTAAATCGCGAAGGACAATTTCCCGAGCCATTGCGCGAGCCGGCTACGGAGCAAGCCATGCAGCTCTGGCAGGAGCAGAACCGCAACAAAGATCAAGACCGCGGCGCATTCCTGGCTGAGCGAAAACCAGGCAAAAGGGTGAACGAGGGCGCGGGCGGCATCGGTCTCTTGTAGCCAGCGCAGCGCGGGCAGCCATCCGCCATACTCGACCCAAATCCCAACCGCGACCAGCGCAACGCCCAGCGCACGCCGCCCGCGGCACGCGATCAGGGTCGGGAACCAGGGGCTGCGGGCCATCAAGGACAGCACGCTGCCAAGAGCAAAGAGATTGAGCGCATTCACGCCGATGAACCACGCGCAAAGCATCAGCGCGACGCTGTGAAGCCAAGTATGCCGCGCGCGCAGCCAAACCAGCACGAGAACCAGGGCCGAGCCCCAGAGTTCGAGATGGAGACTCCAGGATGGCGGATCGACCGACGCCGACCAATGCGGCAGAAATCGGGCCGCGGGCCCGAACAGCGTGGTTTCCGCGGACCCCGTGATCAAGGAGAGGCCCGACATATCGGCAAGTGCCTGCGCTGGGGTGATCGGCTGCAGTCCGGCGAGCCACGACGATCCCGACAACGCCGCCGCGGCTGGCGCCTGCCCCGGCCACGCCGCCGTGAGCAACACCGCGAAAGCGCTGGCAACGGCGGCCGGAAGACCGAGCCGAACGGCGCGACGCGCAAGACCTGAGATGAGAGCATGCGGCTGCCGCTCGAAACTCGGCGTCAGCACGAATCCTGACATCACAAGAAAAATGAACACCGCGAAATTGCCGTCCGCCAGAATCCCGAAACGCGCGAGCGAAGCGGGCAGGAACGCCAAGGTGTAATGCTGAAAGACGACTTGCATGGCCGCGAGCCCGCGCAGGCCATCGAGGTATTTTTCTCGGCTCCCCGCTATCTCCATGATCGCCGCCTCTTTTGCGCCGGGCGCACGACAAGCGGCCCACATTTTCGTTCGCCTGCGCTGCAAATAAAGAACCCGCCGCGTGTTGGCGCGGCGGGTTTGGAAGAGAGTGGAGAAACGACGTCAGCCGATATGGATATGGCTGGTCGAGATGCTGCTGACACCGGCAACGGTAATCTGGGTGTTGTCCGACAAGGTGATCACAGTATTTGTGGTGCCACCGGCGCCGCTGACCGTGGTTTGCGTCGGCTGGGAAGTGCCGTAATTGTAGAGATCGATCTGATCGTTGTTGTTCCAGCCGTTGATCAAATCGTTGCCGGCCACCCCGTTGCTAACGAATTGGAAGAAATTGGTGCCCGAACCACCATCCATCGTCGTATCACCGGCAACGTTGATGAAGTAATTGTAGTAGGAGCCGCCCATCAGCGTCGCCGCGTTGCCGGCGCCGGCAACGTTGAACAGAATATTGGCGCCGGTGCTGCCGCTGGCGTTCAGCGTGGTGTTGCCCGAAGTGGCAGCGAGAATGTTACCGATCCCGCCGCCGGTGAGGGAAATGTCGCCGCCGGTGCCAGCAAAGGCAAGGACGGTGTTCATGCCCGAGCCGACATTGACCGTGTCAACGCCGTTTTCAGAGAGCATGGTGAAGGCGCCGGCACCGGAATTGTACATGCCATTGCCGTTCATGGCGAAGACGGTCGTATTGCCGAGCCCGGCGGTGAAGGTGCTGGCGGCGCCACCGCTGACGGTGACGTTGTTGACGAAAACCATCGAGCCAGACTCGGAAGCGCTTCCCATATAGGTGCCACCGCCGGCATTGGCAAAGATGGTCTCGGGTCCAGCCCCGCCCATCACCGTCCCGGCGCCGCTATTATCGACCACCGTCAAGGTGCCGGAGCCACCATTGACAAGGGCGTTATTGCCGCTGGAGCCGTAGAGGTAGACGGTATCCTGACCGTTGCCGGCATTGATGGTGTCGGCACCATAGGAAGCGAGCGTATCAGCGCCAGTGCCGAGATAGAGCGTGTTGGCCTGACCGCTGCTGGTCTGGATCATATCGTTGCCGGAACCGGCGATGACGGTATTATTGCCCGTTCCGTCAAAGAGGAGGGTCCAATTGCCGCCGGCGGCCGAGGGGCCAAAGAATGTATTATTGCCGCCTGCCGCTGCGAGCGAGCCCGATTCGCCCTTGCCGGCATAGAACGTCATATTGCCCGAGCCGGAGACGATGCTTTCATTCCCCC
This portion of the Acidibrevibacterium fodinaquatile genome encodes:
- a CDS encoding alpha/beta fold hydrolase, giving the protein MITERAITLRERRVAVLEGGAGRDLVFLHGAGGLTADDPLLRHLAARYRVHAPLLPGFGASEDAPELREMLDVTLHGFDVIDALGLARPLLVGHSMGGMIAAEMAAIAPREVEALALIAPAGLWRDEHPIPDLFAMLPHHLPALLFHDVALGERLLTGGLNLEDPQFLIGFLVRNARQLGMAGKLLFPIPDRGLADRLYRIRARTLLIWGESDRLIPPVYADAFAAGLTAAAALHRVLIPACGHLVGAERPEAVLTALAQAGF
- a CDS encoding acyltransferase family protein; translated protein: MEIAGSREKYLDGLRGLAAMQVVFQHYTLAFLPASLARFGILADGNFAVFIFLVMSGFVLTPSFERQPHALISGLARRAVRLGLPAAVASAFAVLLTAAWPGQAPAAAALSGSSWLAGLQPITPAQALADMSGLSLITGSAETTLFGPAARFLPHWSASVDPPSWSLHLELWGSALVLVLVWLRARHTWLHSVALMLCAWFIGVNALNLFALGSVLSLMARSPWFPTLIACRGRRALGVALVAVGIWVEYGGWLPALRWLQETDAARALVHPFAWFSLSQECAAVLIFVAVLLLPELHGLLRSRLAQWLGKLSFAIYLLHFPIMRELGCAAFTMAVGWIGQGAAACLALVVGLAATFLVAVPFERVVDRSAIALSRRCGKRLVPAAA
- a CDS encoding beta strand repeat-containing protein; the encoded protein is MTAVSVPAGNGTFQNLNFNTTDNASFQNTLLSSFATTFASTNLYTSLNPSAPSSNPTQPSIFVVNPTLNSSITGGTITLASGFNGVSNLATGNTTIAGNSGGNESIVSGSGNMTFYAGKGESGSLAAAGGNNTFFGPSAAGGNWTLLFDGTGNNTVIAGSGNDMIQTSSGQANTLYLGTGADTLASYGADTINAGNGQDTVYLYGSSGNNALVNGGSGTLTVVDNSGAGTVMGGAGPETIFANAGGGTYMGSASESGSMVFVNNVTVSGGAASTFTAGLGNTTVFAMNGNGMYNSGAGAFTMLSENGVDTVNVGSGMNTVLAFAGTGGDISLTGGGIGNILAATSGNTTLNASGSTGANILFNVAGAGNAATLMGGSYYNYFINVAGDTTMDGGSGTNFFQFVSNGVAGNDLINGWNNNDQIDLYNYGTSQPTQTTVSGAGGTTNTVITLSDNTQITVAGVSSISTSHIHIG
- a CDS encoding LLM class flavin-dependent oxidoreductase, whose translation is MPWPDLPDDFRERYRSVWVDIDSRLFEPRRGHEVYNTYLDQLEYAASLGFDGIGCNEHHQNGYGLMPSPNLIAAALARRTRDAAIVVLGNSIALYNPPVRVAEEFAMLDVISGGRLVAGFPVGTSMDTNYCYGQIPALTREKYAEAHELIMRAWREPEPFAFNGRYTKLRYVNLWPRPLQKPHPPIHIPGGGSVETYDFCIDNTYSYSYLSFSGYLRARALMEGYWERVAQRNTPDSSPYRAGFAQTICVAETDAEAERLYAEHVLYFYNRCLHIFPGFADAPGYRTIKTIQSGALAQYGARFRYQPMTWKELIEGGHVIAGSPETVRQRMEDLIRGLRVGNIFCLLHVGNMPNEKTMYSTRLFAERVMPALRGMWPDYAGDDRFWCHPLENPVTPAPLARGFAAAPACDAEVSP